From the Gammaproteobacteria bacterium genome, the window GGCAGGGCAAGCCGGCGCCGCGCTTCGCGCAGCAGGTCGATATCAGCCTGCACGGCTTCCGGTTTGGTGCGGGAGGGGTAGAAGCGGCCGAAGGCCACGTAGTCCGCTCCCGCTTCCGCCGCCATGAGGGCGCGAGGGAGCTGATTGTAGCAGGACAGGCCGATGATGGCCCCGGCACCCAGGCGGGCGCGGGCTTGGGGCAGCGCGGTGTCGTTCTGCCCCAGGTGTACGCCGTCTGCCTGGATGCGGGCGCAGAGATCCACGTCGTCGTTGATGATAAAGGTCGCACCGCGTTTGTGGCACAGGTTCAGCAGCACGCGGGCCTGGGCTTCCCGCTGCGCTGGCGGTGAACTTTTGTCGCGGTATTGAATGGCCCGTGCCCCCCCTTGCAGGGCGGCGGCGACAAGGCCGGACAGTTGGTCCGCCGGGATGAGGGCGGTGTCGGCGATGGCGTACAGTCCCCGCCGCCAGTCTCTCACGAGCAGCCGTCCTCCTCTTCTTCCAGGGTCCAGTAGAGGCGGTTGGGCAGGTGTTGGCCCATGCCCACGCGGGCGCCGTTGAGCAGGGTCTCCCAGGTGTATTCCTGGGCTTCCAGCACGGCGGAGACCGGGTCCAGGCCCTGGGCGAGCAGGCCAGTGAGGCTGGCGGCCAGGGTGCAGCCCGAGCCGTGGTAGGTGTGGGGCAGTCGCTCCCAGGTGTAGTTTTCCAGCTGGCGGTGACTGCCGTAGAGCACGTTGACCACGTCCGGGGTGCGTTCGTGGGTGCCGGTGATGAGCACGTATTCGCACCCGGCCTCCAACAGCTCCTGGGCGCAGGCTTCCAGGCTGTCAGCTTCCGAAGCCATGGCGCGGGCTTCGTGGCTGTTGGGGGTGAGCACGGTGGTCAGGGGAAACAGCAGCGACACCATGGCTTCGATAACGTCATCGTCGGCCAGGGCGCCGCCACCGCCGGCGAACAACACCGGATCCAGCACCACGGGCACGTCAGGGTAGTCCATTAAAACGGAGTGCACGGCTTCGACGTTTTCCACGCAGCCCAGCATGCCCACTTTGAATGCGGCCACCGGCATGTCTTCCAGCACCGCGCGCGCCTGTTCCACCACCAGGGTGGCGTCCACGCAGGAAAAGCCCATCACCCGCTGGGTGTCCTGCACGGTGATGGCGGTGACCACCGGCGCGGGGTGGCAGCCCATGCTGAGCAG encodes:
- a CDS encoding thiamine phosphate synthase, with the protein product MLVRDWRRGLYAIADTALIPADQLSGLVAAALQGGARAIQYRDKSSPPAQREAQARVLLNLCHKRGATFIINDDVDLCARIQADGVHLGQNDTALPQARARLGAGAIIGLSCYNQLPRALMAAEAGADYVAFGRFYPSRTKPEAVQADIDLLREARRRLALPIAVIGGITAQNGAALIEAGADLLAVIDGVFGQTDVHTAARNIAALFDGEATRQNLPHHRGTKNTEA
- a CDS encoding hydroxymethylpyrimidine/phosphomethylpyrimidine kinase, producing MSEQQTPVVMVFSGGDSTGGAGVQADIEALLSMGCHPAPVVTAITVQDTQRVMGFSCVDATLVVEQARAVLEDMPVAAFKVGMLGCVENVEAVHSVLMDYPDVPVVLDPVLFAGGGGALADDDVIEAMVSLLFPLTTVLTPNSHEARAMASEADSLEACAQELLEAGCEYVLITGTHERTPDVVNVLYGSHRQLENYTWERLPHTYHGSGCTLAASLTGLLAQGLDPVSAVLEAQEYTWETLLNGARVGMGQHLPNRLYWTLEEEEDGCS